The genome window ccgaagaacaccatcccaaccgtgaagcatgggggtggcagcatcatgttgtgggggtgctttgctgcatgaggggctggtgcacttcacaaaatagatggcatcatgacgaaagacatttatgtggatatattgaagcaacgtctcaagacatcagtcagaaagttaaagcttggtctgaaatgggtcttccaaatggacaatgacccaagcatacttccaaagttgtggcaaaatggcttaaggacaacaaagtcaaggtattggagtggccatcacaaagccctgacctcaatcctatagaaaatgtgtgggcagaactgaaaaagcgtgtgcgagcaaggaggcctacacacctgactcagttacaccagctctgtcaggaggaatgggccaaaattcaccgaatttttaccaggattaagtgtcaggaaatgtgaaaaactaagtttaaatgtatttggctaaggtgtacataaacttccgacttcaactgtaagtgtgcTATTGTTTATGTAGGGATCGACGCTGGAGACGAGAATCAgttacagggagtgaacatttaataaccaCAGACAGGAACAGGTAAAAAGGGCGTGAGGGAAGCCCTACagttatatgtttttttttaaatagggagaACACTTGGaagcaggcaatgttgaaaatTAATCTTAAGACATTTTATTTTCTTAAATGTactttgtaattgactaaaagAAGCAGCCAACAAGAAGTTGCGTTTATAAAAAAGTAAAATAGTTGCTGTGAACCAAtggggtaacctaggtaaccTCAGGTTGTTTTCCCGACAGGCGGGCAGGGCCTCTACTTTTTATCTAATACCGACTGGGACTATTGCTCCCACATTTTGTTGAGGCAGAACATTGTATTATTGCATTCTCTGGCAACCTAATGAGAACCTTAGGGGAATATTCTCTGGTAGTTCTCAGACATTGTGAACATGTTAGTGAACAttaggagaacattccaaggatatttcatttcaaacattttcttgtaaaaaaatatttggtgCTAAAATATTATTGTGGGACGTTATCATCCTAAATTTAGCTCAAATCCTAACTAGAACATAATGGGAAtgttagctaatgttctgggaataTTCCTGGATTGCTGGGCTGTTTGTTGTTATCAATACACATcattggggaggcaggtagcctagtggttagagcattgggccagtaaccgaaaggttgctagatcaaatccccaagctgacaaggtaaaaatctgttgttaatgggggcctgttcagcctgccttttcctgtagtccacgatcagctctttgagggagaggttgttgtcctggcaccacaaggtcaggtctctgacctcctccctatagactgtttcatcgttatcggtgatcaggcctaccactgttgtgtcatcagcaaacataatgatggtgttggagtcgtgcctggccttttagtcatgagtgaaaagggagtacaggagggggcagagcacgcacccctgaggggtccctgtgttgaggatcagcgtggcggatgtgttgttacctacccttaccacctgggggcagctcgtcaggaagtccaggatccagttgcagagggaggtgtttagtcccagggtccttagcttagtaatgagctttgagggcactatggtgttgaacactgagctatagtcaatgagcagccttctcacattggtgttccttttgtccagatgtgaaagggcagtgtggagtgcagtagagattgcatcatctgtggatctgttggtgtggtatgcaaattggagtgggtctagggtttctgggataatggtgttgatgtgagccatgactagcctttcaaagcatttcaagaCTACCGACGTGattgctacgggtcggtagtcatttaggcaggttaccttagtgttcttgggcacagggactatggtggtctgcttgaaacatgtaggtattacagactcagacagggagatcagttggtcagcgcatgctctgagtacacgtcctggtaatccatctggtccTGCGTCCttgtgaattttgacctgtttgaaggtcttactcacatcggctgcggagagcgtgatcacacagtcgtccagaacagatgatgctctcatgcatgtttcagtgttacttgccttgaagcgagcatagaagttatttagttcatctggtaggtttgtgtcactgggcagctctcggctgtgcttccctttgtagtctgtaatagtttgcaagccctgccacatccgacgagcgtcggagccggtgtagtacgattcgatcttagtcctgtattgacgtttgTCGGAGGGCACAGCGGGATTTAttctaagcttccgggttagagttctgctccttgaaagcggtagctctaccctgtagctcagtgcgaatgttgccggtaatctatggcttctggttaaTGTATGTAcgtatagagttggttgagtgtggtcttagtaccagcatcgggtctgtggtggtaaatagacagctacgaataatatagatgaaaacttggtaggtagtgtggtctacagcttatcgtaaggtactctacctcaggcgagcaattcttcaagacttctttaatattagcaTCACACACCAGCTGTTATCGACAAATAGacatacacccccacccctcgtcttaccagatgttgcttcttctctgttctgccggtgcatggaaaatcccaccagctctatattatctgtgtcgttgttcagccataACTCGGTgtaacataagatattacagtttttaatatcccgttggtaggataatcgtaatcgtaggtcatcaattttattttccaatgattgcatgttagtaAGTAGAACCGATGGCAGTGGAAGTTTCCTCGCTCGCCTActgattctcagaaggcagcccgacctgtGCCCCCTTTTCCTCTgtattttcttcacgcaaatgacggggatttggaaAAAGCTTATTCCAGTTAGTGGTGAGTattcactgttctgatgtccagaagttgttttcggtcataagagacggtagcggcaacattatgtacaaaataagtaaacaaATACGTGGAATCTTAGATAATGTTCTGGGAATTTTCCCAGTTTGCTTGGAATATGACTAGACTAGTTTAACGTGACCATCATTGTTGGAAAACTGGGCTAGCCAAATATGGTTTAGCAGCATTGCAAAGCTATGGGACCTCCTAACAAACTCCATTGTCATTGTTGCAGATGTTCTTTGCTTATTGAACCAGCAGGTGTCCCATATTTTACAGTCCATCTGATGTCTAGAGTTGAACCCGCCACCCACAGATTACTTTTTGCTTCCTGCTGTGGCAGTTTAACATTCAGCATCCAGCCTGGCACATGTCTCCAGGGAGCTCCAGATGTCAGAGGACATCTAGTAAGGGATGAAGCCCAGAGTCCATGACCCCAGCTAGGGCACTTCTGCTGTCATGGTCCCCCTACTCTTGTAGCTTGTCTTCACTCCCTCTTACTGTATCTTGTTGGCTTGCCAGAGTTCTTgttaattccacaaattatatTCTAATGTTATTCTCTTTCCCTGTAAATTCCAttgaattcaattcaaattccaTGGCAGTCTTTGAATTCAGAGATAATAAAATTCCTCTCAATTCCAATGTTTGGAATTTACCTATTATTCATATCCCAATGAATTATTATCCCCAACAATTCTACAAATCTGCTACAATTTTAATACAACTTGAAATGATTTAAAACTATTCCTGTAGTCaattgtgttttcatgtgttgctgcctatgctatgttgtcatcttaggtctctcattatgtagtgttgtgtcgtcTCTCTGGTCGTAATGTGTGAAATTATGTGCATTAATTCCATTAATTTTGAAAATActgaattgcaattaatttcttAAAATTAAATATTTTACCATAATTTAAATTCCATACGAATTGAATTCAACATACATTCTCCACTTCATGAGATAATTCAGGAACTTCAGTGACATTTCAAATTAAATTGGAATTAACGCCAACCCTGATGTGGGTATCATGTCTTGTTACGTAATCTTTATACCGTTAGTCCTTTTCAAGTCCCATTTGTTTACATTGTCATGTGAAAATCCCTATTACGTAATACCTGAAAATACGAAAGGCCTGTTAGACATTGCCTAATGCTTGCAATTTCATGTTATGTCTTGAACTCATGACCAAGGTTCTTTGATTTCCAGCTCTTTGCCAGACATGGGTCTGTCTGTACTGCACCTCAGCCTTTCCACAAATTCCTCCTTTGATAGATTCACCCCCTTTGTGAATCCTGGCCCATTTGCGAGGTGATGTACTGTACGTGCTCTGCGGGTTGATAAATGGCTGGTGTTCCTCTTCTCTTTGGCGAGAACAAAATGTGCTCGGTAATCAATGGAAATGTAATAATGACAGAGACAGGGGGCCCTAACAGGCACATTAAGCCATCCTTGATGTGTTTTCAAAGCCTCTTTATCTCCACCCAATTAATCAGGATAATCAAGACGGTTAACTGCATCAGGTGGGTGCCTCGGAAAGCACACGTCACGACGAGGGAAACTAGTCTATACACTCTCATCTGTACACATGACTGAACCACTTACCACTTAACCTGCTGCCAGATCCATGAAATGTGTCCAAACACAGATCATATTGTTTAAAACCCTGCTACAGGTTTTGTAAGAAAAACATTTGGGAGATATCAGGAATTTAATTTTGAAAATCTGTGTAAAGGTTAATAGGGCTCAAAGCTGCGTAAAGCCGAGCACAGGCCTGGTAAAATGAATATGAGGGATTAAAAATTGTGAACACATTTTTTGAGGGAGAGATTGGTCATTATGCAAAGTCCCTCTGTACCTCAATACTAGGTTCAGGCCTTGGGGGGGTTAAGGATAAAATGGCAGGCAAACTTAAACTGTTATTGCTGCCGAAGTCAATTAAATTCTCAATACAATACTGCTAGTGGGTCTTGTTAAAATGCTTTAGAATTCTTTGCCTATCTGATGGGGTTACTTTTTGGAGTTTTTCTCTGCTGCCCCATGTATGACAAACATAGTGTTGTCCTCACAAAATCTTTCAACTAGCCTACACActaaactgtaaagtttgttaaCTTCTCTATGAGGCTGAATCACCATAATAGAACAACTTTATTGTTTCGGGTACACCAGTCAGGGACTGCTTCGTTGTTGCAGGCATGGTCTTGCATGAAATTATTTCCCCAGAATTATATAATTTCCCCAAATTAAAGACTGAGAGAGGAATAAAGAGGGTTGTGTGTAGGGTGCACCTGTGTGCTTGTGAGTTTTATTAAGTCCTCTCTTCTCCTTACTCTGGGCCACTTTGCAAGTTTCCTATTTTCTTTCCACTATGGAAAttgtattattaaaaaaatgtgcTCTGGTGCCACGTTTGTGGCATTTCTTATTGATGTGTCTTGTTTTGTTTCTAAttcaaaaacaaaatatatttttaatttagAACAAAAAGGCCTTTCTGTCCCTGGTAATAAACATTCCCAGATGGttataaactgagtgtacaaaaacattatgaacaccagctctttccatgatatagactgaccaggtgaatccaggtgaaagctatgatcccttattgatgtcacctgttaaatccacttcaatccatGTAAATGAAGGGGGGGAGACAGTATACtgtgggatcggtgtccctaactgggacggttgttgctaatgtgcgctaatgtgactGGAATGACGTTGTATACAAAAGACAACTTtctgggacatagacatgtcttatatgggcagaaagcttcagTTATTGTTAATCTTAATGTGGTACCCAATTAATAGTAGTTATTGcaatgaaaaaataccatgctattgtttgaggagagtgcagaacaacaaaacacttttatcacggcaactggtttgatacattcacctctgaagataagtaatgtacttacattcagtagtcttgctctgatttgtcatcctgatggtcccagagataaaatgtagcatcgttttgtttgataaaatctatttttatgttaAAATGTAGGATCTGgggtctacagtttgaccccactgctgtctttgactccacacccaccccacccagccatctagatgtgtgaaagttagtgtataagctaatgattcatcatgtatgacatttcagggagtgtgtaaacttaaattttttattaccatagcatttttgtatgttctctatagttatgtatttgaaaatgtatcaattgaccaattcggcacatttgggcaaacacCTGcaagacttgatacaaaatattgtgcagtaatgtaattcttcactggatcagtctgaaacgttccacacacactgctgccatctggtgcCCAAAATCTAGATTACACCTAAACTCCTATCTGaatgtatggcctttctcttgcatttcaaagatggagataaaaacatagaaaacgcatgtttttttgtttgtattatcttttaccagatctaatgtgttatattttcctacattAGTTTCACATttttacaaacttcaaagtgtttcctttcaaatggtatcaaaaatatgcaaatcctttattcaggtcctgagctacaggcagatttgggtatgtcagtTTAGGCGAACATTGAAAAAGGGTCCAACCCTTAAGaggtttaaagaaggatttttatgccttgagacaattgagacatggattgtgtacgtgtgccattcagagtgtgaatgggcaagaaaatattttagtgcctttgaacagggtatggtagtaggtgccaggaatACCAGTTCGCGTCAAGAACTGCAAATCTGCTGGGTCTTTCACACTGAACCATTCtcaccaccactactgctgctgcacaTTTATAACTCCCTTGTATTCTGCCAATTGTGGAGCCCCTCAAAATTAAGAATATTAAATAGTGTTGAATTTCAAAACTGTGGCACTCTCAACCTTCATCCCTAATTCCATTGACTAAGTAACTCAACTAAGTAACTCAACTAACTGACTAACTCAAAAGACTAACAACTATAGAAGAAACTCAACTAACGCGACTGACTAACTCAACTAACTCGCTCACTCACTAAACAAAGTAACTCAATGAACTCAATTGAATAACTCAACTGATTTAATTTAGTCTGTTCCACCCCACTGactctctactgctgtctctctctctctctctctgtcttaggGTACGGCCATGCGGCCCCCAGCACGGATGGAGGCAAGGTGTTCTGCATGCTCTACGCCCTGCTGGGCATCCCTCTCACCCTGGTCATGTTCCAAAGCCTGGGTGAGCGCATCAACACCCTGGTGCGCTACCTGCTGCACCGTCTGAAGAAGTGCCTTGGCATGCGGCGCACCGAGGTCTCCATGGTCAACATGGTGGCCATTGGCTTCATCTCCTGCATGAGCACGCTGTGCATTGGAGCACTCTCCTTCTCCTATTTCGAGGGATGGAGCTTCTTCTAcgcctactactactgcttcatCACGCTCACCACCATCGGCTTCGGGGATTATGTGGCACTGCAGAAGGATCACGCTCTACAGACCAACCCCAAGTACGTGGCCTTCTGCTTCATCTACATTCTCACTGGCCTGACCGTGATCGGAGCCTTCCTCAACCTTGTCGTGCTGCGCTTCATGACCATGAACGCGGAGGACGAGAAGCGAGACGCCGAGCAGCGTGCCCTCCTCTCCCGAAACGGCCAGGCGGGAGGGCACAACCACATGCGCTGCGCCCCCGacttgccctcctcctcctcagctgCCTCAGGGTGTGGTGGAGGACCAGGGAACAGTGGTGTGGGGGGAGCAGGGCGGGGGCTGCGAAACGTGTACGCGGAGGTGCTCCACTTCCAGTCCATGTGCTCCTGCCTGTGGTACAAGAGCAGGGAGAAGCTGCAGTACTCTATCCCCATGATCATCCCCCGGGACCTGTCCACCTCGGACACGTACATGGAGCAGGGGGAGGCCTTTTCCTCCGACCCACTCCACTCGCTTCACTCCAACGGCTGTGTCTGCAGCATGCACCATCCCCACTCTGCCATCAGCTCTGTGTCTACGGGCCTGCACAGTCTCACCCCATACAGACTAGGACACAGTAAGCGGCGAAGCTCCATATAGAGGCCCGGAGGACACAATGCGTATAAAACCAAGCTCCCCCTCTTGTCTACCACATGGAAGGACTGTGGCACTATTTTAGATGGACTAAACCAAGAGCGCTCAACTAACAGTCCTCATGGGATCCCTGTCCTGTGGTGATTTGTTTCCCACTGGCACTTAAGTGATCGATTAATGTCACTGATTTTCGAAAAACAAGAATAGGCCGAAGTTTTGACCCTTGAACTATATCTTTGCTATATTTTCAGCATCCTTTCACATTTTGCCGTATTTAAGGTTGAAGTTCTTGATCACCGATATTGGGAGATTGTTTGGATGATAATAGGACATTACACTATGAGAGACATATTTTTATGTGAAAGCGAGGATTATTAATTTTAAGAAACTGAAACACTTGATTTTATGTTTGGTGAAGTGATAATATTATTTGTGAAAGATAATAGTATCACTTCAATATATCACAAGAGATATATTGAAGTGTTACTCTCAGTAATCATCAATAAAAACTCCCAGTAGTCATcaataaaatacatgtaaatatatTTCTCATATGGATACGGTTTTTAACCAATGTACTTACTAGGGAAGAAGCTATATTTTCAGTTAAAGTATTCTAAAAACTCAGTCGACTCATGTCTTGTGTCTGTAACTGAAGTTCAGTTTCAAGCCAAACACTTTTGATCTGCTTTAGTTACTTACTGTATCATTCTCTCAATCCTCAAGACCTATCATACTTCGTAAAAAGTATTGTAATTAACTTTCTAATGCCTTTTTCCATCCATATAAAtgatttactgtatgtttgttattcATTTGTTTTATGTTTTCACCACTGTGTATACTGTAGTAGACAGTCTAATTTACTGCTGCACTTTATAACATTACTGTGTGCTTTAAGGCACTGGAATTTATGCTTACTCACCAGATTTTTTGGTACCTAAATCATTTATTCTTATAGGTATAATGCTCTTAAATGTTGTCTAAGGGAGATTTATAATACCCTATGAAAGTGACACACATTTGTACTTCTGGGATCCTTGTTTTGTAGGCTTAGAATTGGCTCCAAATTTGCATCGTCAAATTCatattaaaatgtatatgtaTTTTCATATGAATTGACTTACCATATGCCGGTTTTCAACGTGTGTATATCATTCAAGAAGAAGCACAAATCCTGAACTAGACAGGGTATTGGTTTGGATGTCTTTTGTCTTTGGTTCAGTTGGTTGAAATAGATTTTTAAATGCCTTTCTAGCATCCAGAAAAATATGTCTACATCTGGCtgtcataaaaaacaaaatatgATGTCTTGACATTATGAAAAAAATATGTCTTTACTTGGTTTTAATCTGCTTATTTTCCATCTCCTCAACCAGAAAACCAATTTATAACCAGaaaacatcattatgatgtcaCATGGCATGTTTTGTCGACTGGGAATGCACATCCTCAAGCAGATACAGCGTCTTTGGTGAGGGTCATATGGATCACAAGTTAGTGATTTACGGAATAGTCTTTATGTTTTTGAGAAATGAGAGTTGTTTGAAACATCATGAGATGGTACATTAAATGTTTAACAgattttaaa of Salmo trutta chromosome 1, fSalTru1.1, whole genome shotgun sequence contains these proteins:
- the LOC115195934 gene encoding potassium channel subfamily K member 3 — encoded protein: MKRQNVRTLSLIICTFTYLLVGAAVFDALESKKEKTQKKKVYDRKQELMNTYNLSQFNFDELERVVLELKPHKAGVQWKFAGSFYFAITVITTIGYGHAAPSTDGGKVFCMLYALLGIPLTLVMFQSLGERINTLVRYLLHRLKKCLGMRRTEVSMVNMVAIGFISCMSTLCIGALSFSYFEGWSFFYAYYYCFITLTTIGFGDYVALQKDHALQTNPKYVAFCFIYILTGLTVIGAFLNLVVLRFMTMNAEDEKRDAEQRALLSRNGQAGGHNHMRCAPDLPSSSSAASGCGGGPGNSGVGGAGRGLRNVYAEVLHFQSMCSCLWYKSREKLQYSIPMIIPRDLSTSDTYMEQGEAFSSDPLHSLHSNGCVCSMHHPHSAISSVSTGLHSLTPYRLGHSKRRSSI